The following are from one region of the Etheostoma spectabile isolate EspeVRDwgs_2016 chromosome 15, UIUC_Espe_1.0, whole genome shotgun sequence genome:
- the zgc:171844 gene encoding bMERB domain-containing protein 1 isoform X2: MEKERRSSKQYGSLEKTQVDTATEKSKDVISMADSTITIEDIEGELGKIDRIRDILVRRESELRYMMDDIQLCREITRLKTELQKLVSTPDGEKSKAHREREEELLQQVNKLVETRDFLVDDVEFERLREREEDREMAVFLQSKFPKTPAAKGALQDQNMASKSQQTSAPFFSKTGLTLLKDCCSFTCSIM; encoded by the exons atggaaaaagagagaagatcCTCCAAACAGTACGGCTCTCTGGAGAAGACGCAGGTGGACACAGCGACGGAGAAATCCA AGGATGTCATTTCCATGGCTGACTCTACCATTACGATCGAGGACATTGAAGGAGAGCTGGGCAAAATCGATCGCATAAGAGACATCCTCGTCCGGAGGGAATCGGAGCTGAGATACAT GATGGACGACATCCAGCTCTGCCGAGAAATCACGAGGCTGAAGACGGAGCTGCAGAAACTGGTCTCGACTCCAG ACGGGGAGAAGTCCAAGGcgcacagagagagggaggaggagctgCTGCAGCAGGTCAACAAGCTGGTGGAAACCAGAGACTTCCTGGTGGATGACGTGGAGTTCGAGAGGCTCAG ggaaagagaggaagataGAGAGATGGCAGTCTTCTTACAGTCTAAATTTCCCAAGACACCGGCTGCAAAAG GTGCTTTGCAGGATCAAAACATGGCGTCCAAGTCCCAGCAGACGTCAGCACCGTTTTTCAGTAAAACTGGACTCACACTGCTGAAAGACTGCTGCAGCTTCACCTGCTCCATCAtgtaa
- the zgc:171844 gene encoding bMERB domain-containing protein 1 isoform X1, whose product MEKERRSSKQYGSLEKTQVDTATEKSTEDVISMADSTITIEDIEGELGKIDRIRDILVRRESELRYMMDDIQLCREITRLKTELQKLVSTPDGEKSKAHREREEELLQQVNKLVETRDFLVDDVEFERLREREEDREMAVFLQSKFPKTPAAKGALQDQNMASKSQQTSAPFFSKTGLTLLKDCCSFTCSIM is encoded by the exons atggaaaaagagagaagatcCTCCAAACAGTACGGCTCTCTGGAGAAGACGCAGGTGGACACAGCGACGGAGAAATCCA CAGAGGATGTCATTTCCATGGCTGACTCTACCATTACGATCGAGGACATTGAAGGAGAGCTGGGCAAAATCGATCGCATAAGAGACATCCTCGTCCGGAGGGAATCGGAGCTGAGATACAT GATGGACGACATCCAGCTCTGCCGAGAAATCACGAGGCTGAAGACGGAGCTGCAGAAACTGGTCTCGACTCCAG ACGGGGAGAAGTCCAAGGcgcacagagagagggaggaggagctgCTGCAGCAGGTCAACAAGCTGGTGGAAACCAGAGACTTCCTGGTGGATGACGTGGAGTTCGAGAGGCTCAG ggaaagagaggaagataGAGAGATGGCAGTCTTCTTACAGTCTAAATTTCCCAAGACACCGGCTGCAAAAG GTGCTTTGCAGGATCAAAACATGGCGTCCAAGTCCCAGCAGACGTCAGCACCGTTTTTCAGTAAAACTGGACTCACACTGCTGAAAGACTGCTGCAGCTTCACCTGCTCCATCAtgtaa
- the mfsd6l gene encoding major facilitator superfamily domain-containing protein 6-like: MKRNKQIDIKRSLALAGTFHFLCCCARGCLLPFLTLYFRQLGLTPAMTGVVMGTKHLISLVWSPAASLLSKHYNKRRMVIIGSLVCSAAAAVALLLVPPAHVGTRAAGCNASDLISGPTQSLAADLLRSSVAPATMTTTSTRTRPENATAPVSTPGLPRPAKTVVDTESAPVPTSKTAPNRHYDDDGSHPRLSEKNASGDPNLAPRTIGSSTAAVRNKRSSFSFFSGSGEKQEETKESRLGFLGSLKVMDPQHQLFFLTLLIVSVWECASAPLDWTADDGLYEYLDLAYAAERYSSTRVWGLLGAACGVGGAGVLVSRLRCLLAYQMPRSAVHFLCYASLAVLALPAAACLPLYLNKKRDRATGLFKAVQLVRGSPLAALCAVTTLLVGAAASAVDNFLLWQMQDHGSGELHMGLSLALAGLSQAAFPLLARRLSKLLSPGRVLVVGAASLGLQCFYYSFLWAPWAALPAQVLSCLSGGALWWAVKVQCAEVATPGAEKSVSRVYGALSLHLGSGLGSLAGGFVVQQFGLTWLFRGAAVGVMAWCVCLPLLQWKAPRQRRINYSRLLAAGASEASDSESEQERDWLEKAMEDDRSNNNCGRRIEN; this comes from the coding sequence ATGAAGAGGAACAAGCAGATCGACATCAAGCGCTCCCTAGCTCTGGCCGGGACCTTCCACTTCCTGTGCTGCTGCGCTCGCGGCTGCCTGCTCCCCTTCCTCACGCTGTACTTCCGACAGCTGGGTCTGACCCCCGCCATGACGGGCGTCGTCATGGGCACCAAGCACCTCATATCGCTGGTCTGGAGCCCCGCGGCGAGCCTGCTCTCCAAACACTACAACAAGAGGCGCATGGTGATCATCGGCTCCCTGGTGTGTTCGGCCGCGGCCGCTGTGGCTCTGCTGCTGGTCCCGCCCGCCCACGTTGGCACGCGGGCCGCCGGCTGTAACGCGTCGGATCTGATCAGCGGCCCAACTCAAAGTCTGGCCGCTGATCTGCTCAGGAGCAGCGTTGCCCCGGCGACGATGACAACGACATCGACTAGAACTCGCCCTGAAAACGCCACGGCTCCCGTTTCCACTCCTGGTCTCCCTCGTCCCGCGAAGACTGTCGTTGACACTGAATCTGCTCCCGTTCCGACGAGCAAAACTGCACCGAATCGGCATTATGACGACGATGGATCCCATCCTCGGCTGTCAGAGAAGAACGCGTCCGGGGATCCAAACCTTGCGCCCCGTACCATCGGCTCTTCCACAGCTGCAGTGAGGAATAAAAGGTCCAGCTTTAGCTTCTTCTCAGGGTCCGGAGAAAAGCAGGAAGAGACCAAAGAAAGCCGTTTGGGTTTTCTGGGCAGCCTAAAAGTGATGGACCCTCAACACCAGCTCTTCTTCTTGACGCTCCTCATCGTGTCGGTGTGGGAGTGCGCGTCGGCGCCTCTGGACTGGACGGCAGACGACGGCCTGTACGAGTACCTGGACCTGGCGTATGCCGCGGAGCGCTACAGCAGCACCCGGGTGTGGGGTTTACTCGGCGCGGCGTGTGGGGTCGGGGGAGCGGGTGTGCTGGTGAGCCGGCTACGCTGTCTCTTGGCGTATCAGATGCCAAGGAGCGCCGTGCATTTCCTCTGCTACGCTAGCCTGGCGGTCCTGGCTTTGCCCGCCGCCGCCTGCCTCCCATTGTACCTGAACAAGAAGCGAGACCGGGCCACCGGGCTCTTCAAAGCCGTGCAGCTGGTGCGCGGCTCCCCCCTCGCCGCGCTCTGCGCCGTCACCACGCTGCTGGTGGGTGCGGCGGCCTCGGCCGTGGACAACTTCCTGCTGTGGCAGATGCAGGACCACGGGAGCGGGGAGCTGCACATGGGGCTGTCTCTGGCCCTCGCTGGACTCTCGCAGGCCGCCTTCCCGCTGCTCGCCCGCCGCCTCTCGAAGCTCCTCAGCCCCGGGCGGGTGCTCGTCGTCGGGGCTGCGAGTCTCGGGCTGCAGTGCTTCTACTACTCCTTCCTGTGGGCGCCGTGGGCCGCGCTGCCCGCCCAGGTGTTGAGCTGCCTCAGCGGCGGCGCCCTCTGGTGGGCCGTGAAGGTCCAGTGCGCGGAAGTCGCCACGCCGGGGGCCGAGAAGAGCGTGAGCCGGGTCTACGGCGCGCTTTCGCTCCACCTGGGGAGCGGGCTCGGCAGCTTGGCCGGAGGCTTCGTGGTGCAGCAGTTCGGGCTGACGTGGCTGTTCAGAGGCGCGGCGGTGGGCGTGATGGCGTGGTGCGTGTGTCTGCCGCTGCTCCAGTGGAAAGCCCCACGCCAGCGCCGGATCAACTATTCTCGCCTGCTGGCGGCCGGGGCGAGTGAAGCCAGCGACTCTGAGTCCGAGCAGGAGAGGGACTGGCTCGAAAAAGCAATGGAGGACGACCGGAGCAATAACAACTGTGGACGGAGGATAGAAAACTGA